The Sorghum bicolor cultivar BTx623 chromosome 6, Sorghum_bicolor_NCBIv3, whole genome shotgun sequence genome contains the following window.
ACCTGGCATAATTAAGCAAATTAGCCATACTATAATACATGGCTTGTTATCAGAAAATAAAGTGTTATTTACATTCTTGGTATCAATATAACAGAAAGATTAGTACCATGGAGCGCCAAAAGATAGACCCCGATCAACTGCTAAGATATCTGTTGGGATATTTCGGAATGGTTCGTACCATCTTGAGAGAACTGTAATTCCAATATAACCACCTTGTTTCCCCTACCAAACATCAATCATATTCCACAAACAATTTTCTTTAATTGGTGTTTTCATTTCAGCAACTCAACCTAATGAGATTATTGTTGCATATTTGGTACCTGATATTTTTCCTTGTAAATGCTGACCACATTTGCATGAGACAATACCATGTTGTGACCCACTATGTATGGCTCAGTTGAAGAATTTCCAGAAGTACAGTTCCCAAATGGCCTTGAGCAGTGACCAGGAGGGTACCGTCCATAGATATAGCTGAGCTTTGCAAATATATTTGGCTCATTAAATGTTATCCAAAATTTTACTCGGTCACCAAACATCCTGAAGCATACATCTGCTAGGTAACCAAAGTCCCTCCTAAAAAGTATTTAGAATTGAAGTCAAACCAaccaaccaatcaagaattagAAGCCATTTTTATCACAGATAAAGAAATGGACATACCGAATTTTGGGGCTCAACCATCCACCATATCGCTTCTCTAGTTCATATGGAATGTCATAATGAGATATCGTCACAAATGGTTCTATACCTGTTTACAATGTAGTTCAGAACTCCATATCTTCAAAGTAGTGTTTATTGCTCATATCTATTGAACTAATACCTCTTTGTAGAAGAGCATCAATAAGAGCATTGTAGAATGCTACACCATCTGGATTAACATGCCCAAAGCGGCCTTCTGTAGCAACAAATTATTTCAACAaccttttttctaaaaaaatatgcatAACCACATTTGTGCCATAAGAGAGGAAGGGACTAGTACAGAACTAAAATATTGTCAAACTCACTTGGTAGAATCCTTGCCCATGCAATGGAAAATCGATATGAGTTGACACCCAAGGAATGAATCAATTCAATATCTTCCTGGAGCATAGAAAAATGCCTCTGGTCTCAAGTAGTTGAACAGATACCAAGATCCATTGTAATATCAACTACCACTATTGATTGCAATTTTATATTAATTACTAAATTACCATGAAAATTGAAATCCATGGAAAACTTGTAGCATACATACCATGTAACGATGATAGTGATCATCAGCAGTGTCACCATTGGTCCCATCCTCAACTGTACCTAAAGGGATTGAATAAAGAAAACAGGTGACTCAGAGAAGAATAAAAATGAATTGACATCTAGGAGTTATGCCTAAATTAATTCCTATAAATTATCATGCTTCACCTTGCTTATGGGTGAAAATATCCCAATTGCTTAAGCCTTTATTACCCTCCAAATATCCACCTTCAATCTGGACAGTCAGATAACAGTACTAATAAAAGTTATGGAATATCTAGCTAGGCATCCCAATATGAAGAAAGCAAGAAAGATTGTTATCACAGCTTGCTGGATTATTTGGACCACTTGAAACAGAGTAATTTTTGACAGTGCAAGCTTTTCCTTGGCTACTTGGAAAGCAGATTTCAAAAAGGAACTTGGCTTGGTTTGCATCAAAGCCAAACAGTGCATTAAGGCCCCTTTAAATTTGTGGAGAGAGTAACTTTTgtaatattttctttttcccttGTGGACTTTTCAAGCCTTGTAACTTGTACAGTCTATATCAGTGGCGGACCCAGAAACGGACCAAGAGGGGGGCTAAAtaacatagctaaatttttttttgctcGCTCAATCCAATACACTAATAGATATAGCTAAGATTGATAATTCAATATTGATTCAAAATGCTCAAAAGCAAAGATTTAtaaaataaacatagaaaaataccAAATACATGGAGTCTTTTACTAAAAAGAATCTGttaaaaaaaattttgaatccAAGAGGGGGGCTGGAGCCACCCCAGACCCCCCCTTGAGTCCGCCAATGGTCTATATTATAATAAAAAATTTAAGTAGGGGCCTCCCCTGCTGATCCCTCAAAAAAATATgaagaaagcaagaaaatatcagGATGGCATTGGTGATATTATAATAAAAAACTTAAGTAGGGGCCTCCCCTGTTAGACGGTTTTGATTATGATAGGTTTCCTGTTGTCCCTTTAGATACATTTTTTTGGCGAATATATACAACACATATCCTGCTTGTGTCGATTCCCCTGGCCTAGTGCCTCCATCTAACATTGTTTCAGTTTTATCTCCCATTCATACTGTTTAAATGGCAATTTCGCTCATTTTAGTAGTTGTTCAGCCCGAGTAATACATGGCCTTTCCGTACTGTTTCAGGTTCAATAATGATATATGTGGTAGAAACTAGCTAGTGAGACTCACATGTaattttttgttttgaaaatgACTCACATGTATTTAGCGTTTTCTTAAAGTAATTGTTGAATTGTCAGTCATCTGGATTAATGATCCACAGTTACTTCAGATTAACGCAATAAtgttatttttttctctcagcCCAAACAATTGTGAAACCTAATACCTAGGCAAAATTCACAAGATTGCTAAAAATAAAATTCGGAACCAAGATATATCAAATGTGTACTGTACCCAATGCAGAACTTCTATGACCTACTCCCTTCATCaaaaaagaatgcaattctagATTTGAAATGTACGTTACACTTAGGCCTTGCACTACTACACAGAGGTACTATACAAGCGGTTCGTAACctctttttacaggcggtttggcGAATCGCCTGTGTTtggtggcctgtggaaataaattttTCCGCAGGCGGGTAACTGAGAACCGTCTGTGGAAATgtatttctacatgcggttcagttatgccaaccgcctgtttttaaaaataggaaaaaaaaattaatacaTGAAGGCTCACTGGAAAGTCGCGtattttttcgcgtaaaatcgcgtgctacgcggtcggtgggattcgaacctgagacctcgccacgtaaaatcgcgtgctacgcggtcggtgggattcgaacctgagacctCGCCCTTGCGCGTACCCTCctctccacctatcactcattTGTGTTTgaattagagtttagttccccacatactatcataaaccaagcataaattgattatttgaggccctaaacggattcaaatggaaaagtcgtcaactacaaagttttataactttttaaagatgtacaacttttatattggtacttccttcatccgaggtcatttacaaaatttgaatttcaaatttaagaaattcaaacatagttttcaatgacaagatgattttaaatgaaaaaattatcaactacaaagtttcataacttttcaagatctacaactttcattttgacagttttttcaaacgaggtcatttgaaaagctcaaaaaattcaagttcaaatgtatttctacaggcgcaTTTGTAGAAATTGATTTTCATAGGCGGTTTTGTAGTCGGGTAAACCAATTTCTTTCCACAGGCGTTCTTTAATTAAAACCGTCTGTAAAAATTATGTTCCACCGTTGGCTTTGAGCAATTCTGTACTAgtgttgtttagttcacccaaaaatcaaaaacttttcaagattccctatcacatcgaatcttatgacacatgcatagagcattaaatatagatgaaaacaaaaactaattgcacagtttgcctataaatcgcgagacgaatcttttaaacctagttactctatgattggacaatgtttgtcaaataaaaacgaaagtgctacagtgtcaaaatccaaaaactttttggatctaaacaagaccttagttttAGAAAAATAGTAACAACACTTACGTCTTCAAATATATTAACTATAAAAATATACTGCATGACTAATCAtgacatttatttcataaatgttAGTAGTTTTTATATAGATTTGATCAGACTCGAAATTGTTTGACTTCTCTGAAAACAAGAATTATACATTTTTTTTACGGAGGAAGTATGCTTATAATTAATCTGCTTAGGGCAAGCATAATGAATTTGGATGAAGTAGtccatataattttttttagaattaagTAGTCCATATAAGTGGCCCTATCACAATAGTCCATAGCTATTTTTACTGGCATAATGTTAAAAGCCCAAATAACTGTAAACGTGGTCCAGAGAgcagtaaaaaggaaaaggtttAATTTATGTGGTCGTTCGATTTTTCTCCCTCATTTATAAAACTAGAAATCTTCTTACCGGCAATTATTAAAACCGTTTTTTTTACCTCTAGCAGTTTGGAAGGTAGTTTCTTGACTTAGCAAACCCACATGAACACGTGTCCCGGTTAGCCCAAGCCTACCATTTAAATGGTGCATTTGGTAGGAATCTAGATTATTCTTAGAGAAACGTTTCGGATTCGGATTATCTCAACAAAATTTCATGAGGTGAATCAGAATCATATTCTGATAGCACACGCGGGAGACAAGAGAAACAAAAAAGAATCGGTACGAAACCGTCCTCTAGCCGATTTAGAAACACAAGCAGAATACATGAAACGTTTCTCGGTCGAAGCGATTTGCTGGTAGCCCGTTTGGTGTCTTCTAAAAAATCATGGCTGAAAGTATTGTTTACTGATTTCTTGATAGAAGAAATATTATTAAATGATTAATAGATTCGGCACATAagctcaagcaaatagagcctaAATGTCTAGTCTGGCTCTTCCATTCGTTGCACACCAAAATGCTCTCGGCAGCGCATGCAATTTTGCGTATTGTTTATGTTTTTCGATGTTTAACTCAGCACATCTTTTTTTTGAGTGATCTTAACTCAGCATATCTCATTTTGAGTAACGTTTTGTGAACTGATTaaatttttagttttagtacATATCTTATCTTCAGTAACGTTTAGTGGACTGATTGAATTTTAGTTTTTCATACTAAAGCTAgaattcaatcaatccactaGATGTTACTCAAGATAAGATATGCTGCGTTTACACAAAGGTTGTCACTTACGCAAATCCAGAGGCTTAAAAAAATTGTTCAAACCCCATGATGGACCTCTAGAAGTGATTAGATCTCTGCTATATTCAGTAACATGGCAAACAAACAAACCATTCTCGCTGCACTAACAAGTACTAGTACCCCTCTCCTCTGATTAAACTAGACACTTATTGGCACACCGAACCTAAATGAATCGATCTGCTCATCTGCAGCAACGTGAATAAGGTAATGAAAGCGCTAACCTCTTTATTAGCTGGCTCATGTGCGCCAAATATTAATTAAAGCAACGTGATCTACAGCCACGCGGATCCTCTGCCCTCGCTTCCTACGCGAGCTACCTCTCTACGCTGAAGCCGCAGTGCAACACAACACCACCACAACGCAACAGCGGTGCGCGCGCGCCATCGCCGGCCGGCGTACCGCTGTGCGCTGACGAGAGCGCTTTGCGCGCGAAacgaccaatacggtcacgGAGGAGCTAGGATATGGATTTTGACTGCGCGGGTGGATGTGTAATTTTAACTGGTAGGCTTGGGCTGGGACTGGCACCGTATCAGTTTTGGTTTTGCATCCCGGCACCTGTCCCTGCTTCCTCCGCACCAACATCGTCCGTCCCTCACTCCGCCCCTGTAAAGCTCCAAGAACTTGAATCGAATCTCCCCCACAAAATGGATGTGGTTATCCATGTGGATGCTAACATGCATGGGCGCTGGCTTTGGCGCGTGTCTGTGAGCTCGATCGAATGGGAGCACGACGTACGCCTGAGGAAGGAGCTGGCGTAGTACGTCGGCAATGCCCTTGTTCCCTGCTCCCAGCGCTCATCTGTATGAGCATCTTTATGTGCAAACTGAAGAGAACCGATCGACACAATAGCAATGTCTTTGTCTATCTATTGTGTGAGGACCTCCAACCAAGAATGAATGCTCTTCACATTTCGAGGCAAATAGGTAGGTGAGTGTGGGGCGTACCTGGTAAGCAGAGGTAGAGGTCCCAAACAGGAAGTCTGGAGGGAACTGGTTGCGATCAATAGCTGATGAAGCGCACGGTAAGAGCTGGTGAGCAAGAAAGAAGACGAGCACAATTATCACGCCCGCCATTGTAGCTCGCTGCTGGCTTAACTGGCTGCTTTGCTAGGCCACCAGCGGGCAACAGTCTGTGGTCTGTGCCCTCTTTATTTATATACCAAGACTAATCTCACGGGAACGCAGCGCTTAGAGCTAGGCTTTGAAAGATCGACTTTTTTACGTACTTAGCATTCAATTTTTAAATCTACGGCTCAAATCGGCTGTGAACGCCTGAGGATGTTAGAGCCGTGTAGAATGCACACGCGGgaagagattttttttttttccgcttaattttttttatttacctTCTGTCCTTCTCGATTATAATGTCTTGGCGTCCAACGTCCACCGACCCTGCACAAGTATCCTTTAATTTGGAGAGGGACAGGGACCTAATTGTATGCAGGCAAAACGAACCAACAACACATGTAACACGTGTAGATTCATTAGGAGTTATGGCTATGTGACACATACAGCATGTGCATGCATGGTATATAGATGATGGACACTAGTAGATTCAGTATGACCTGTCATCAGAAATGCAAATGATTTAGTCTCACTTCACGATTCAGATTTCAGACATATACATTGAGATAATATAAGAGATCTCATAATATTAAGGCCTTGAAAAAATTACTTCCGACCTCTGTCTAACAAGAAACACACAGCCACAAGATGGTACAACTTGTGATGTACTACTATAACTGATGGATACTTGTTGATTCAGTGCCACTAAACTCAAGGGCTGTAAGTATGATCACTGCACGATTGCAACGAGTGGTTAGGTATTAGAGTTTCAAGAGTCTCCTGTGGCATCACTGTGTGGTGGTGGGTGTCTCACTCATGGATGGACGTCCCCATCCTTCGCTTTCATTCTTGCATGTTCATCCTGGTACGAGGCTACTACGGGCCACCAATTTTCCCGTGTGGTTGTAATGTCAGGCCAGCTTAAATATCAAAACTTTAGCATCACACCATTTATTAGTTGTGGTCTTGTGCGGCTCAAATATCAATGAGAGTAGTGAAAATACGGACGAGGTTGAAGCTTGCGCTGTTTCCAAGCGTGAATGATTGCATTTTCTTGAGTGACAAATGAGGAGTGTAGGAAGGGAGACTTGAGCAGACACCTTATGAACCATTAGGTCAAGGTGTGGTTGTCGGAACCCCACGTCCAGGCAATAGCCAAGCTACAACAATGCCCAGGAAGGGATCTCGTCTAAGGCCCAGGAGTGTGTGATTGAGCGGCCCGAACTAGGTTTATAACATCTGTGTCAAGGAGCCCACGCAGAGTAGAGGGAGAGTAGGAAGAGAACAACATCTATCAACTAAACAGAGCACATAACTCAATCGAGTATACTTTAGCCGACAACCTATCCGACGGGATGCCAATCCTTCTCCATCATCTCAGATCTGATCAGCACCACCGCAACTCCGCGGTGATGATAGCATATGTCCTCGGCGTCACCGCATGCTTGATCCACCGAAGCCCCACTCACACTTCACACGACTTTAACAAGCCAAGGGAGTCATGGATCCCAACAATACACCACCTATTTGACGAAGTGTTTCAAGCAGATCAACGATCTCCGTGCCGACTCCAATAGGTGCCCTCTTCGACAAGCACATCTCTGACCATGAGCAGCGGATGTGGACCTCGAGCTAGTGTGCATCCATGAGATCTCTAATGAATGCAATGACTGGGTGGCCGCAGTTGAGTCTGCCGTGGCGGATCTTGTCGTCTGGCGTCTAGAGGTGGATGGGAATCTCGACGACCTCTGCAAGGAGATGAGGCGCCTCATCACATAAGGGGAACACTCCTCAGTGGAGTGCCCTCTTCCTAAGGTGGGAATCCTGTCTCAGCCAGAGTTGGTCATCATGTACCCTTCTGCTAGACTACTACCAAGTAGCCCAACAAGCAACGCGTCACATCAACTAGACGAAAGCGGCTCTATGGCTTGGTTATGACCATAGTGCCGAACCTTGCCAATGGTATGTTAGCTTCACCTCCTACATATTCTCTTCCTGCTCTAGATCCCTGTCACGTAGCCACCACCGCCACCTCCTATCCTTGCCAATGTTTCTCACCATCCCCAACCTTCCCACCTCGGCCAATTACCTAAGATGCACTTTCCCTAGTTTGACGACACTACACCTAGTTATGGATTACTCAAGCCAATTCTTACTTCAACATGTATTTCGTTGATCCCTCAATGCGGATGTGCATCGCTACAATGCAATTCACTAGTTCTGCTAAACACTAGATTTAGTTTGTTGCCCACCACCTAAAATAGATTGGGTGGCAGGAATTATGTGCCATGGTCCTCATGTGATTCTACCACGATCAACATGAATTACTCCTCTACCAACTCTTTCACATCAAGCAGACAAGCTCTATCCAAGAGTATGTTGACCAATTTGTAGATCTCATTGAACAACTTTCTACTTATACACCAAAACCAGGTACCTTATCCTACACCACTCGATT
Protein-coding sequences here:
- the LOC8064482 gene encoding probable inactive beta-glucosidase 14 isoform X2; the encoded protein is MAGVIIVLVFFLAHQLLPCASSAIDRNQFPPDFLFGTSTSAYQIEGGYLEGNKGLSNWDIFTHKQGTVEDGTNGDTADDHYHRYMEDIELIHSLGVNSYRFSIAWARILPSRFGHVNPDGVAFYNALIDALLQRGIEPFVTISHYDIPYELEKRYGGWLSPKIRRDFGYLADVCFRMFGDRVKFWITFNEPNIFAKLSYIYGRYPPGHCSRPFGNCTSGNSSTEPYIVGHNMVLSHANVVSIYKEKYQGKQGGYIGITVLSRWYEPFRNIPTDILAVDRGLSFGAPWFLDPIILGDYPSPMRKMLGPNLPEFTSKQKKILQPSKLDFIGLNHYSTSYLKDCIYSSPCELDPFDGDAQISTSIDRDGILIGERTGSPYLNVVPYGMEKVVMYFKRRYNNTPMYITENGYAQASNSNMSAKDFTNDTGRVDYLQGYLTFLASAIRKGADVRGYFVWSLLDNFEWNSGYTQRFGLYHVDFKTQKRTPKLSAKWYSEFLKGSPLRTRPQNGNSYQYTA
- the LOC8064482 gene encoding probable inactive beta-glucosidase 14 isoform X3 → MAGVIIVLVFFLAHQLLPCASSAIDRNQFPPDFLFGTSTSAYQIEGGYLEGNKGLSNWDIFTHKQGTVEDGTNGDTADDHYHRYMEDIELIHSLGVNSYRFSIAWARILPKGRFGHVNPDGVAFYNALIDALLQRGIEPFVTISHYDIPYELEKRYGGWLSPKIRRDFGYLADVCFRMFGDRVKFWITFNEPNIFAKLSYIYGRYPPGHCSRPFGNCTSGNSSTEPYIVGHNMVLSHANVVSIYKEKYQGKQGGYIGITVLSRWYEPFRNIPTDILAVDRGLSFGAPWFLDPIILGDYPSPMRKMLGPNLPEFTSKQKKILQPSKLDFIGLNHYSTSYLKDCIYSSPCELDPFDGDAQISTSIDRDGILIGERTGSPYLNVVPYGMEKVVMYFKRRYNNTPMYITENGKGLMCVATSCGLFSTTSSGTLGTHKDLGSTMSTSRHKNEPQNYPRNGIVSSSRGHP
- the LOC8064482 gene encoding probable inactive beta-glucosidase 14 isoform X1: MAGVIIVLVFFLAHQLLPCASSAIDRNQFPPDFLFGTSTSAYQIEGGYLEGNKGLSNWDIFTHKQGTVEDGTNGDTADDHYHRYMEDIELIHSLGVNSYRFSIAWARILPKGRFGHVNPDGVAFYNALIDALLQRGIEPFVTISHYDIPYELEKRYGGWLSPKIRRDFGYLADVCFRMFGDRVKFWITFNEPNIFAKLSYIYGRYPPGHCSRPFGNCTSGNSSTEPYIVGHNMVLSHANVVSIYKEKYQGKQGGYIGITVLSRWYEPFRNIPTDILAVDRGLSFGAPWFLDPIILGDYPSPMRKMLGPNLPEFTSKQKKILQPSKLDFIGLNHYSTSYLKDCIYSSPCELDPFDGDAQISTSIDRDGILIGERTGSPYLNVVPYGMEKVVMYFKRRYNNTPMYITENGYAQASNSNMSAKDFTNDTGRVDYLQGYLTFLASAIRKGADVRGYFVWSLLDNFEWNSGYTQRFGLYHVDFKTQKRTPKLSAKWYSEFLKGSPLRTRPQNGNSYQYTA